The DNA segment GAGGCCCTGGAGGCCGTCGGCATCGTCAATCCCTTCCCCATCCAGGAGATGACCCTCCCCGTCGCCCTTTCCGGCACGGATGTCATCGGCCAGGCCAAGACCGGCACCGGCAAGACGCTGGGCTTCGGTCTCCCCCTCCTGGAGCGCGTGACCGTCCCCGCCGATGTCGAGGCCGGACGCGCCACCCCCGACGCCCTCACCGACGCCCCGCAGGCGCTGGTCGTCGTCCCCACCCGCGAGCTGTGCACGCAGGTCACCAACGACCTCCAGACGGCCGGCAAGGTCCGCAACGTACGCGTGCTGGCCATCTACGGCGGCCGGGCCTACGAGCCCCAGGTCGAGGCCCTGAAGAAGGGCGTCGACGTCGTCGTCGGCACCCCGGGCCGGCTGCTCGACCTCGCGGGCCAGAAGAAGCTCGACCTCAAGCACGTCAAGAGCCTGGTCCTCGACGAGGCCGACGAGATGCTCGACCTGGGCTTCCTGCCCGACGTCGAGAAGATCATCAACATGCTTCCGGTCCGGCGCCAGACCATGCTGTTCTCGGCGACCATGCCGGGCGCGGTCATCGGACTCGCCCGCCGCTACATGTCCCGCCCCACGCACATCCGCGCCACCGCGCCGGACGACGAGGGCGCGACGGTCGCGAACATCAAGCAGTTCATCTACCGCGGCCACTCCATGGACAAGCCGGAGATGATCGCCCGCATCCTCCAGGCCGAGGGCCGCGGGCTCGCGATGATCTTCTGCCGCACCAAGCGCACGGCCGCCGACATCGCCGAGCAGCTCCAGCGCCGCGGCTTCGCCTCCGGCGCGGTCCACGGCGACCTCGGCCAGGGCGCCCGCGAGCAGGCGCTGCGCGCGTTCCGCAACGGCAAGGTCGACGTCCTGGTCTGCACCGATGTCGCCGCGCGCGGCATCGACGTCGAGGGCGTCACGCACGTCATCAACTACCAGTCCCCCGAGGACGAGAAGACGTACCTGCACCGCGTCGGCCGCACCGGCCGCGCGGGCGCCAAGGGTACGGCGATCACGTTCGTGGACTGGGACGACATCCCGCGCTGGCAGCTGATCAACAAGGCGCTGGAGCTGGACTTCAACGACCCGGTGGAGACGTACTCCACCTCCCCGCACCTGTTCTCCGACCTCAAAATCCCGGCGGGCACCAAGGGCATACTGCCCCGCTCGGAGCGGACCCGTGCCGGTCTGGACGCGGAGGTGCTGGAGGACCTGGGCGAGACCGGCGGCCGCGGCGCCCGTGGCCAGGGCCGTGAGCGCGACCGTGGCCGCGGTGGCCGGGGCGAGCGCCAGGACCGGCAGGGCCGCCCCGACCGTGCGGAGTCCCCCGCCGCCGAGGGCGAGCGCCCGGCGCGCACCCCGCGCCGTCGCCGCCGTACCCGTGGCGGCGCCCCGATGGACGCGGCGGCCACGCAGGCACCGGTCACCGAGTCCGCGTCCGCGGAGGAGCCGACGGCCCGCACCCCGCGCCGCCGCCGTCGCACCCGGAACGGCGCCCAGGCTCCGGCCGGGGTGACGCCGGCCGTCGAGGTGAGCACCGAGGCGCCGCAGGAGGCGCCCGTGTCCGCCCCGGCCCCGGTCGCCGCCGAGGTCGCGGAGAGTGCGGAGAAGCCGCGTCGCCGTCGTACCCGCAAGAGCGCGGAGACCGTGGCCGCGGAGCCGGTGGAGGCGACCGTCGTGGAGACCGCCACCGTCGCGGCCCCGCAGCCGGCCCCGGCCGTCGTCGCGGAGCCCGAGGCGGAGGCCAAGCCGCGCCGTCGCACCCGCAAGGCGGCCGAGCCGGTCGCCGAGGCCGTGGTGGAGACGGCGGAGGCGGAGGCCAAGCCGCGCCGCCGTACCCGCAAGGCGGCCGAGGCCCCCGTGGTCACCGCCGAGGCCGAGGTCGCCGAGACCGAGCCGAAGGCGCGCCGTACCCGTAAGGCGGCCGTCGTGAAGGCGGACGCGGTGGAGGCGGACGCGGTGGAGGCCGAGGCCAAGCCGCGCCGCACCCGCAAGACCGCCGCCGCCAAGCCGGAGGCCGACGCCCCCGAGGCCGAGGCCAAGCCCCGCCGCACCCGCAAGACCGCGGCGACCGCCGAGGCCACGACGGACACCGCCGAGGTCGCGGAGGCCAAGCCGCGCCGCACGCGGAAGACCGCCGCCGCCGTGGAGGCGACCGAGGACTCCGAGGCCGCGCCGCGTCGTCGTACGCGCAAGGCCGTGGAGCCGGTCGCCGAGGCCACGGCGGAGGAGGCCCCCGCGGCGGCCAAGCCGCGCCGCACCCGCAAGGCGGCCGTCGTGAAGGCGGACGCGGTGGAGACGGACGCGGTGGAGGCCGAGGCCAAGCCGCGCCGCACCCGCAAGACCGCCGCCGCCAAGCCGGAGACCGACGCCCCCGAGGTCGAGGCCAAGCCCCGCCGCACCCGCAAGACCGCGGCGACCGCCGAGGCCACGACGGACACCGCCGAGGTCGCGGAGGCCAAGCCGCGCCGCACGCGGAAGACCGCCGCCGCCGTGGAGACGGCCGACGGGGTCGAGCCTGCGGCTCCGAAGGCGCGCCGGACCCGTAAGGCCGTCGCCGAGACGGCCACCGCGGAGATCCCGGCGCAGGCCACCGGCGAGCCGGAGGCCAAGCCGCGCCGCCGCACCCGCAAGGCGACCGCCGCCGTGGAGGCCCCGGACGCCTGATCCGGCGCCGCCCGCGCGGCGGCACCGCAGCCCCGAACGGCCCGGTTCACCTCGGTGGACCGGGCCGTCGGCGTCCCCCCGGACCCCTCCGGCTAACCTCTCCCCCATGAGCAGGCCCGATACCTTCGTACCGCCCCCCGGCGCCCGTGCGTACGCGCTGCGCACCGCGCGCGGGGAGTTCGCCGTCGTCGACGCTCCGGTGGCCGAGGGGGTCGAGGCGAAGGGGGTCGTGCTGCTGCTGCCCGGGTTCACCGGCAGCAAGGAGGACTTCAACCCGCTGCACGCGCCGCTGGCCGGGCGCGGGTACCGGACCGTGGCCGTCGACGGGCGCGGGCAGTTCGAGTCGGACGGCCCCGAGAGCGACGAATCCGCCTACGCGCAGCACGAGTTGGCGGCGGACGTGCTGGCGCAGGCCGCGGCCCTCGGCGGGCCGGTGCATCTGCTGGGCCACTCCTTCGGCGGCCAGGTCGCCCGCGCCGCCGTCCTGCTGGACCACGCCCCCTTCAGGTCGCTGACCCTGATGGCATCGGGACCGGCGCGGATCTCCGAGGCCCAGCAGGAGCGGGTACGGCTGCTGCGCGACGCGCTCGCCGTGCTGACCATGGCCGAAGTGTGGGCCGCGATGCGGGAGATGGAGACGCCCGAGCAGACCGGGACCCCCGAGCCGGACGACACCCCGGGCATCCAGGAGGACATGCGGCGCCGCTGGATGGGCACGAAGCCCGCCCAGCTCCTCGCCGCCGGGCGCCAGTTGGACGCGGAGCCGGACCGGGTCGCGGAACTGGCCGCGGTGGCGCTGCCGTTCCACGTCGTGTCGGGCGCCCACGACGACACCTGGCCGGTCCCGCTGCTGGACGAGATGGCGATACGGCTCGGCGCGCGCCGCACGATCGTCGACGGCACCGAGCACTCCCCCAACACCGAGCGCCCGCTGGAGACCGCCCGCGCCCTCGCCGACTTCTGGGACGGCACCGGCGAGAACCGCTGATCCGGCCTGATCCAAACGAAAGACCCTAGTACTGCGCCTGCAAGTGGTCCCAGAACCCGTCCCTGAGGGCCCGGCGCAGATCGGCCTGGCCGCGCAGCGAGTACTGGAGCAGACCCTCGGCCTCGACCAGCAGGTCCTGGTCGACGGAGCCGGGCAGATAGGGGTGGCCCGGCAGCAGTTCGACCAAGGCGTCGCGGCCCCGGGAGGCCAGCCACTTGGCGGCGATCTGGGCGCCGACGAAGCGGACGTCGTCGCGGCTGGGCCGGGCCCCGGCGCCGGCCTCGTAGGCGGCGGTGCGCCGGGAGACGTACGGCTTGAAGAACTCCAGGTCCAGGGTGCGCTGGCTGTCGACCTCCCACAGCAGCGGCTCGGCCTGGTTGCGGCCCTCGGGCGCCTCGATGCCCCACAGGTGGACGCGGGCGCCGTACCCCTGGGCGGCCTCGACCGCGGAGACCAGGTCCTCGTCCCCGCCGAGCAGGGCCGCGTCGCTGATGGCGCGGTGGCGGGCCAGCGACTCCAGGTCCGTGCGGATCAGCGAGTCGACGCCCTTCTGCTGGTTGTTGGCGTTGAGGTTGCCGAGGCGGACCTTGACGTCCGGGAGTTCGGCGATGGACTGCTGCTCGGCGGTGTGGATGCGGCGCCGGGCGCCGTCGTACCAGTAGACGCGCAGCAGCCGGCTGTCCGCGAAGACGGTACGGGCGCGGTCGATCAGCGCGTCGATCAGGCCCTCGGCGTCGACGTCGAAGGCCCTGCGGTCCTCCGTCCCGGCGATCAGGCGGCCCGCGGCCGCGTACAGATACCCGGCGTCCACGAAGATCGCGTGGGTCGAGGGCGTCTTCGCCACCTCGGCGAGCATGCGTTCCAGCAGCTCGTTCGTACGGTCGATGCGGGTGGCGAGATGCGCCAGGTCGTCGTTCATCGCCCCCCATTCTCCTCGTCGTCACACTGTGAACACAACTGGTCCCGGTGGGTCCCAGGCGAACTCATACGGTCACCATCGACTACTTACCAGTGGGTAGTTAGACGTTCGAAAAATTTCTTTAGCGTAGGGAATGTTTGTAACACGCGGCACGTTGACTCAGTACGACGCCGGATACACATCCGGCGCACCAAGTAGTTCTCCGCAGGAGGATGACCAGACGAAGGGAGAAGCCTGTGCGCTTCGAAATCATGCGACTCGACGAGGTCGACGGCACCACCGTGGACAGCACCGTCGTGGACGCCGCCTCCGTCAACCGGATCGTTCAGCAGGCAGCCGCAGTGGGGCAGCGCCTGTGGATCCGCCCGGCCGAGACCCCGGCCTCATAACGGGGTTCCCGCTCAAGCCTTCCGGGGGAACCGAGTCGTGTACGACGGCCCGGTCCCCCCGGATCACCTGAGCGTCAGCTCCCGTGGATCACCTGGGTGATCCCGTTGATGATCTGCTGCACCGCGATCGCGGAGAGCATCATGCCCGCGAGCCGCGTCACCAGGACCACGCCGCCGTCCTTGATGATCCGGATGATCAGCAGCGAGTAGCGCATCACCAGCCACAGCACCACATGGATCGCGAGGATCGCGACCCACACGGATATCTGGGTGCTCACGCTGCCGGCCTTCTGCACGGCCAGGATGACGGACACGATCGCACCGGGCCCGGCGAGCAGCGGCATGCCGAGCGGCACCAGGGCCACATTGACGTCCTTGGTCGCCTTCGGCTCGTCGTTCTTGCCGGTGAGCAGATCGAGCGCGATCAGCAGGAGCAGTAGACCGCCCGCGATCATCAGGGCGGGCACGGACACATGCAGGTAGTCGAGGATCTGGTGCCCGAGGACGCCGAAGACGGCGATGACCCCGAACGCGACGCAGACGGCCTGGAAGGCCATCCGCTTCTGCACCTTCGCCGGCCGGCCTGCGGTCAGGGCGAGGAAGATCGGGGTGATCCCAGGGGGATCCATGATGACAAAAAGGGTCAGGAACAGAGAGCCGAAGACGGCGATGTCGAACATGCGGAAGTACTGGCCTTGCTGAAAGAAGAAGAACTGAGGGTGTGGGCGCGCGTCGGCCGCCGGGGCGGCCTCAGACTCCGCCGGCCCCCGGGACCGGGAACGCGCCGGTGGCCCGGCGGGTGATCTCCCCGTACACCTCGGGGTCGGTGGTGTAGTCGCCGAGTGCGACGGTCTTGCGGCTGCCGTGGTAGTCCGAGGAGCCCGTGACCAGCAGGCCGAGCTCCTTCGCCAGGCCGCGCAGCCGGTCCTTGGCGGCGTCGTCGTGGTCCATGTGGTCGACCTCGATGCCGTCCAGGCCGGCCGCGGCCATCTCGGCGATCGCGGACTCGGGGACCGTGCGGCCCCGCTTGGCGGCGGCCGGGTGCGCGAACACACAGACCCCGCCCGCGCCCTTGACCAGCCGGATCGCCTCGAAGGGGTCGGTCTCGTGCTTCGGCGTGTAGGCGCGGCCGCCGTCGGCGAGCCACTCCTCGGTGAACGCGTCGCTCACCGTCTTCACCACGCCCAGCTCGACCAGCGCGGACGCCACGTGCGGGCGGCCCACGGAGCCGCCGGCGGCGATCCGCTCGACCTGCTCCCAGGTGACCGGCACACCCAGCGCGTTCAGCCGGGCGACCATGCCCTTGGCGCGCGGCACCCGGTCGTCCCGGACCAGCTCGCGCTCGGCGAGCAGGGCGGGCTCCTCGGGGTCGAAGAGGTAGGCCAACAGGTGCATCGAGACGCCGTCGATGCGGCAGGACAGTTCGGCGCCGGGGACCAGGGTGAGCCCGGCGGGCAGCGCGGCGATGGCCTCGGCGTGCCCGCGGGTGGTGTCGTGGTCGGTGAGCGCGACGACGTCCAGACCGGCCGCGGCGGCGTGGCGCACCAGCTCGGCGGGGGTGTCCGTGCCGTCGGACGCCGTGGAGTGACAGTGCAGATCGATGCGCACGGTGACTCCAGACGGGCCAATGACGGAAGAGGACACCTCAGGATAACCGCCCGGGACACCCGCTTTGTCACGACCGATCCGGGGGTACGCCCCCTACAGCACTCCCCGGCCCGCACCCTACGACCCCTTATGGCCCTCCCTTGTGGCCCCTTAGGGGCGCAGCAGCCGGGGGGACAGCGCGCCGCAGGGCACCAGGTCCAGTTCGGCGCCCACGTCGCGCAGGTCGGTCAGCACCAGCTCGTCGTACAGCAGCAGGCCCGCCGGCTCGGGCCACATCACCGCCCACAGCCACATGCCGAGCGCCTCGCCGGCGAAGACGGCGCGGTCGTCCGGGGTGCGGTAGACGTGCCAGAGGGGGGTGGGGCGGCCGGCGGCGAGCACCTTGGTCTGGGGCGGCTTCTCCACGTTCATGTACGGGCCCGGGTCCGGGCCGTCGAGTCCCGCGTAGTGCGCGCCGAGGCCGACGCCCATCTCCTCGGCGACCAGGATCAGTTCGCCGGGGCCGCCGAGCGGGCCGGGTCCGGAGCAGGCGACGGCGCTCGCGCGACCGCCGCTGCGCTCGTCACCCGCGTAGGCCACGCCCGTGAAGAGCCAGCCGACCGGCAGCGGCCACGGCATCCACAGCGGGACATGCATGCGCTGCGCCACCGCACCGAGGGCCTCGACGCTGGGCGGGATCACGGGCTGTAGCGGAAACACCGCCCCGTGCACAGCGCACTGCCACGTGTCGGCGAAGAGACCGGGAGCCCTGACCCGGCCACCACACCGCGGGCAACTGGGTTCGCCCCTCATAGGGCTCCACGGTCCTACCCCGGCCCGTCCACGTCAAGGACGATCACCCGTCCGGGCGCCCCATCCGGGCACTCCGTCCGGGCGCCCCGACCCGGCCAAGTAGGTGCATCTTGCATTAATTAGCAGAGCTAACTTAGTATGTGTAAACGCCAACTATCCATCAGCCCCCTACGCGCTATCCAGCAGAACGGGAGAAGCACATGGACCCCCTAGACGCGGGAGCCGGCAGCATCCTTCGGCAGCCCAAGGCCGTCTGGGCCACGGCCGGCGCCTCCGTCGTCGCCTTCATGGGCATCGGCCTGGTCGACCCGATCCTGCCGTCGATCGCGCAGGGCCTCGACGCCACCCCCAGCCAGGTGTCGCTGCTCTTCACCTCGTACTTCCTGATCACCGCGGTCGCGATGCTGCTGACCGGCTTCGTCTCCAGCCGTATCGGCGGCAAGAAGACGCTGCTGCTCGGCCTCGCCTTCGTGATCCTCTTCGCCGGTCTCGCCGGCACCTCGGACACGGTCGGCCAGCTGGTCGGCTTCCGGGCGGGCTGGGGCCTCGGCAACGCGCTGTTCGTCTCCACCGCGCTCGCGGTCATCGTCGGCGCGGCGGCCGGCGGCAGCGCGGCGGCCATCCTGCTCTACGAGTCCGCGCTCGGCCTCGGCATGGCCTGCGGCCCGCTGCTCGGCGCGGTCCTCGGCAACATCAGCTGGCGCTACCCCTTCTTCGGCACGGCCACGCTGATGGCGATCGGCTTCCTGTGCATCACGGTGTTCCTGAAGGAGCAGCCGAAGCCGGCCCGCAAGACCTCGATCCTGGACCCGCTCAAGGCGCTCGGCCACGGCGGTCTGGCCTCGGCGGCGGTCTCGGCGTTCTTCTACAACTACACGTTCTTCACCGTGCTGGCCTTCACGCCGTTCGTCCTGGACATGACCCCGTACCGCTCCGGCGCGGTGTTCTTCGCCTGGGGTGTGCTGCTCGCGGTCTTCTCGGTGCTCGTCGCCCCGCGCATGCAGGAGCGGTTCGGCTCGCTGAAGGTGCTCGGCGGCTCGCTGGTGCTGCTCGCGGCCGACGTCCTGGTGCTCGGCTACGGCAGCCACACGGCCGCGATCGTCTGCACCATCCTGTCCGGTGCCTTCATCGGCGTGAACAACACCGTCTACACCGAGCTGGCGCTCGGCGTCTCGGACGCCCCGCGCCCGGTGGCGAGCGCGGGCTACAACTTCGTCCGCTGGTTCGCGGCGGCGGCCGCGCCCTACTTCGCGCCGAAGATCGAGGAGTGGACCGACATCCACATCCCGTTCGTGGTGGCCGCGGTCACCGCGCTGCTGGGCGCCGTGGTGGTCGTCGTACGGCGCCGCGCCCTCACCCACGAGGCCGCGGAGCTGGCGCCGCGGCACGCCACCGAGGACGGGGTCACGGTCTTCGCCAACTGACCCCTGGCCCCGTGAGGTTGCTCACTCCAGCGGTACGGACCTGCGGACGGGATCCCGCAGGTCCGTACCGTGCGCCAGCCAGCGTTCCTGGAGCGCCTGGGCGCCCTGCACCCGCTTCCACGCGGCCTCGTTCGGGGTCATCGGCAGCAGCGGCAGGAACCGTACGGGGTCCAGCGGACCGTCCAGCTCCAGGTCCTCGACCAGTCCGCCGGCCTCGCCCACCAGGACCGAGGTGAAGGGCGCGCCGGGCCACAGCGGATCGCCCACGTCCAGGGAGGCACCCGGGGCCACGACCAGCCCCTCGACCTGCGGGGAGGCGGCGAGCACGGCGAGCGGGCGGAGCACCTTGTCGGTGTCGGCGACGCCCGCGCGCACGGACAGGACCAGTTCGGCGCGGGGTCCCTCGACGGGGTCGGCGACCAGCGCGGTGGGATCGCTCATCGGGTGCGCGGACATGCCGAGGGTCGCGTAGCGGACGACGTCCCCCTCGGTGAAGCGGAGTACCTCGATGCGGTCCGTGCCGAGGAAGGTGACGGCCGCGCGCGCGTCCGGGGCGCCCAGCGCGGTGGTCAACCGTGCCTCGACCAGAGGAAGAACATCAACCATGCGGTGAGCATAGAACTCGTCAGCTGCGGGCAAAGCGGCACCTTGACAGCAAGGGCGGCTGGTACTCTGAGCCGGCGGTTCGGGGCGGCGCGCCAAGCGTGCTGTCAAGCCCGGAACCCTGGGAACTCCCTTACGAGGGACCGGCCGGAGGAGGTGGGGCTGTCATGGATCGAAGTCGACCTGGTAGTACCACTCGCTCTTCCGCCCGCTGAATGTAGTCACTGGCTGTCGTAGCCACTGACCGGTTTCCGTTCTGGCCGGCTGCCGCCTTCCCGTGCGCGTCACTGTTCGGAAGAGCACTTCGTCTCGCTTTGCCTGATCTGCGTCAGTTCTGCATCAGCAGCGAAATCGCCACCGCGACGGCGCGGTGCTCCCCGCTTTGTGGACGAGCCGAACACCTTCCCCCGCCCCGGCCGGGGAAATTCCTTCAGGACGTCCCCATTCCGGGTAGTTCCACCCGTCTTCGGCGGTCTTTCGTTGCCTGTCGCAAAGGAGCCTGCCCATGTCGATGATCCGCGACCTGCGCGCCGTGGTCCGACCCTCCCGTGTCTCGCCGCGCAAGGCCACGAGCACGCCGTCCGCGTCGTACGACACCACGCGTGACCCCGCCACCCCGTCGGCCGTGGTGGACTGCGCCGTCTACCGCGACGGCCGGCGCCTGGCGAGCGCGAAGCCGCTCACCCCGCAGGAGGCGATGCGCCAGGTGCGGCGCGACGGCGGCTTCGTCTGGATCGGGCTGCACGAGCCGACGGAGGCCGAATTCGCCGGTATCGCCGGCGAGTTCGGGCTGCACCCGCTGGCCGTCGAGGACGCCGTGCAGGCGCACCAGCGGCCCAAGCTGGAGCGGTACGACGACTCGCTCTTCACCGTCTTCAAGACGATCCACTACATCGAGCACGACCAGCTCACCGCGACCAGCGAGGTCGTGGAGACCGGCGAGGTGATGTGCTTCACCGGCCGGGAGTTCTTCATCACCGTGCGGCACGGCGGCCAGGGCTCGCTGCGGGCGCTGCGGCACCGGCTCCAGGACGACCCGGAGCTGCTGGCCAAGGGCCCCTCGGCGGTGCTGCACGCGATCGCCGACCATGTGGTGGACGGGTACATCGCGGTCGCCGACGCGGTCCAGGACGACATCGACGAGGTGGAGACCGAGGTCTTCTCGCCCGGGCGGGGCGGGGTCTCGCGCGGTGTGGACTCCGCGCGGATCTACCAGCTCAAGCGCGAGGTCATGGAGTTCAAGCGGGCGGTGGCGCCGCTGCTGCGGCCCATGCAGCTGCTCAGCGAGCGGCCGATGCGGCTGATCGACCCGGACATCCAGAAGTACTTCCGGGACGTCGCCGACCATGTCGCCCGCGTCCACGAGCAGGTGGTCGGCTTCGACGAACTGCTCAACTCCATCCTCCAGGCCAACCTCGCGCAGGCGTCCGTCGCCCAGAACGAGGACATGCGGAAGATCACCGCGTGGGCCGCGATCATCGCCGTGCCGACGATGGTGACCGGTGTGTACGGGATGAACTTCGAGCACATGCCGGAACTGCACTGGAAGTACGGCTACCCCATGGTGCTGACCTTCACGGTCGCCGTGTGTGTCGGCATCCACCGGGTGCTGAAGCGCAACGGGTGGCTGTGAGCGGCGCGGATAGGGTGGACGCATGACTGGCGAGCTGCTCGAGAGGGCTCTC comes from the Streptomyces sp. SUK 48 genome and includes:
- a CDS encoding NYN domain-containing protein, which encodes MNDDLAHLATRIDRTNELLERMLAEVAKTPSTHAIFVDAGYLYAAAGRLIAGTEDRRAFDVDAEGLIDALIDRARTVFADSRLLRVYWYDGARRRIHTAEQQSIAELPDVKVRLGNLNANNQQKGVDSLIRTDLESLARHRAISDAALLGGDEDLVSAVEAAQGYGARVHLWGIEAPEGRNQAEPLLWEVDSQRTLDLEFFKPYVSRRTAAYEAGAGARPSRDDVRFVGAQIAAKWLASRGRDALVELLPGHPYLPGSVDQDLLVEAEGLLQYSLRGQADLRRALRDGFWDHLQAQY
- a CDS encoding MarC family protein, whose translation is MFDIAVFGSLFLTLFVIMDPPGITPIFLALTAGRPAKVQKRMAFQAVCVAFGVIAVFGVLGHQILDYLHVSVPALMIAGGLLLLLIALDLLTGKNDEPKATKDVNVALVPLGMPLLAGPGAIVSVILAVQKAGSVSTQISVWVAILAIHVVLWLVMRYSLLIIRIIKDGGVVLVTRLAGMMLSAIAVQQIINGITQVIHGS
- a CDS encoding PHP domain-containing protein; translation: MRIDLHCHSTASDGTDTPAELVRHAAAAGLDVVALTDHDTTRGHAEAIAALPAGLTLVPGAELSCRIDGVSMHLLAYLFDPEEPALLAERELVRDDRVPRAKGMVARLNALGVPVTWEQVERIAAGGSVGRPHVASALVELGVVKTVSDAFTEEWLADGGRAYTPKHETDPFEAIRLVKGAGGVCVFAHPAAAKRGRTVPESAIAEMAAAGLDGIEVDHMDHDDAAKDRLRGLAKELGLLVTGSSDYHGSRKTVALGDYTTDPEVYGEITRRATGAFPVPGAGGV
- a CDS encoding suppressor of fused domain protein produces the protein MVDVLPLVEARLTTALGAPDARAAVTFLGTDRIEVLRFTEGDVVRYATLGMSAHPMSDPTALVADPVEGPRAELVLSVRAGVADTDKVLRPLAVLAASPQVEGLVVAPGASLDVGDPLWPGAPFTSVLVGEAGGLVEDLELDGPLDPVRFLPLLPMTPNEAAWKRVQGAQALQERWLAHGTDLRDPVRRSVPLE
- a CDS encoding MFS transporter, yielding MDPLDAGAGSILRQPKAVWATAGASVVAFMGIGLVDPILPSIAQGLDATPSQVSLLFTSYFLITAVAMLLTGFVSSRIGGKKTLLLGLAFVILFAGLAGTSDTVGQLVGFRAGWGLGNALFVSTALAVIVGAAAGGSAAAILLYESALGLGMACGPLLGAVLGNISWRYPFFGTATLMAIGFLCITVFLKEQPKPARKTSILDPLKALGHGGLASAAVSAFFYNYTFFTVLAFTPFVLDMTPYRSGAVFFAWGVLLAVFSVLVAPRMQERFGSLKVLGGSLVLLAADVLVLGYGSHTAAIVCTILSGAFIGVNNTVYTELALGVSDAPRPVASAGYNFVRWFAAAAAPYFAPKIEEWTDIHIPFVVAAVTALLGAVVVVVRRRALTHEAAELAPRHATEDGVTVFAN
- a CDS encoding DUF6758 family protein; protein product: MRGEPSCPRCGGRVRAPGLFADTWQCAVHGAVFPLQPVIPPSVEALGAVAQRMHVPLWMPWPLPVGWLFTGVAYAGDERSGGRASAVACSGPGPLGGPGELILVAEEMGVGLGAHYAGLDGPDPGPYMNVEKPPQTKVLAAGRPTPLWHVYRTPDDRAVFAGEALGMWLWAVMWPEPAGLLLYDELVLTDLRDVGAELDLVPCGALSPRLLRP
- a CDS encoding alpha/beta hydrolase, which gives rise to MSRPDTFVPPPGARAYALRTARGEFAVVDAPVAEGVEAKGVVLLLPGFTGSKEDFNPLHAPLAGRGYRTVAVDGRGQFESDGPESDESAYAQHELAADVLAQAAALGGPVHLLGHSFGGQVARAAVLLDHAPFRSLTLMASGPARISEAQQERVRLLRDALAVLTMAEVWAAMREMETPEQTGTPEPDDTPGIQEDMRRRWMGTKPAQLLAAGRQLDAEPDRVAELAAVALPFHVVSGAHDDTWPVPLLDEMAIRLGARRTIVDGTEHSPNTERPLETARALADFWDGTGENR
- a CDS encoding magnesium and cobalt transport protein CorA — encoded protein: MSMIRDLRAVVRPSRVSPRKATSTPSASYDTTRDPATPSAVVDCAVYRDGRRLASAKPLTPQEAMRQVRRDGGFVWIGLHEPTEAEFAGIAGEFGLHPLAVEDAVQAHQRPKLERYDDSLFTVFKTIHYIEHDQLTATSEVVETGEVMCFTGREFFITVRHGGQGSLRALRHRLQDDPELLAKGPSAVLHAIADHVVDGYIAVADAVQDDIDEVETEVFSPGRGGVSRGVDSARIYQLKREVMEFKRAVAPLLRPMQLLSERPMRLIDPDIQKYFRDVADHVARVHEQVVGFDELLNSILQANLAQASVAQNEDMRKITAWAAIIAVPTMVTGVYGMNFEHMPELHWKYGYPMVLTFTVAVCVGIHRVLKRNGWL
- a CDS encoding DEAD/DEAH box helicase, coding for MTLPVALSGTDVIGQAKTGTGKTLGFGLPLLERVTVPADVEAGRATPDALTDAPQALVVVPTRELCTQVTNDLQTAGKVRNVRVLAIYGGRAYEPQVEALKKGVDVVVGTPGRLLDLAGQKKLDLKHVKSLVLDEADEMLDLGFLPDVEKIINMLPVRRQTMLFSATMPGAVIGLARRYMSRPTHIRATAPDDEGATVANIKQFIYRGHSMDKPEMIARILQAEGRGLAMIFCRTKRTAADIAEQLQRRGFASGAVHGDLGQGAREQALRAFRNGKVDVLVCTDVAARGIDVEGVTHVINYQSPEDEKTYLHRVGRTGRAGAKGTAITFVDWDDIPRWQLINKALELDFNDPVETYSTSPHLFSDLKIPAGTKGILPRSERTRAGLDAEVLEDLGETGGRGARGQGRERDRGRGGRGERQDRQGRPDRAESPAAEGERPARTPRRRRRTRGGAPMDAAATQAPVTESASAEEPTARTPRRRRRTRNGAQAPAGVTPAVEVSTEAPQEAPVSAPAPVAAEVAESAEKPRRRRTRKSAETVAAEPVEATVVETATVAAPQPAPAVVAEPEAEAKPRRRTRKAAEPVAEAVVETAEAEAKPRRRTRKAAEAPVVTAEAEVAETEPKARRTRKAAVVKADAVEADAVEAEAKPRRTRKTAAAKPEADAPEAEAKPRRTRKTAATAEATTDTAEVAEAKPRRTRKTAAAVEATEDSEAAPRRRTRKAVEPVAEATAEEAPAAAKPRRTRKAAVVKADAVETDAVEAEAKPRRTRKTAAAKPETDAPEVEAKPRRTRKTAATAEATTDTAEVAEAKPRRTRKTAAAVETADGVEPAAPKARRTRKAVAETATAEIPAQATGEPEAKPRRRTRKATAAVEAPDA